A stretch of Heptranchias perlo isolate sHepPer1 chromosome 36, sHepPer1.hap1, whole genome shotgun sequence DNA encodes these proteins:
- the si:dkey-174i8.1 gene encoding LOW QUALITY PROTEIN: arylsulfatase J (The sequence of the model RefSeq protein was modified relative to this genomic sequence to represent the inferred CDS: deleted 5 bases in 4 codons; substituted 2 bases at 2 genomic stop codons), which translates to MAVRAEASSITFTQGFSIPSSELANQAACPMTQSLFHRNHSRMTYTTHTVAKCHLGLHRKDYLLTCKSLTANHNPKQPIFIYVAFQAVHTSLQALKKHVSKSSSLSNLTRRKYAVMVTSLDDAVKDIITVLQTHGFYNNTALIYFSDNGEQPFRGGSNWPLRGGGGKGTNWEGGVTGLGFVNTPLLKSRGKIIRALIHITDWCPTLVSLAKGTLEETAQLDGYNVWGTINPGKAPPSPPQIFFNINQLSKGLVQGXWKVDFGIWDTGIQASSRVGVGFWKLLTGDPEDSDXVPPQTFPDFPGNPGKVAELRKLTGIKHKALRLFNMTARSFERRDLSSQFPKVVKRLLKCLSQYNKTAIPPHDAPGDPRANPELNGGVWTPWVFNNRKPSTKGKNKLKLLFVRLKNITSKSQLKYVI; encoded by the exons ATGGCCGTGAGGGCAGAAGCGAGCA GTATCACATTCACACAGGGCTTCAGCATTCCATCGTCTGAGCTTGCCAACCAAGCTGCCTGCCCCATGACACAGTCACTCTTCCACAGAAACCACAGCAGGATGACTTACACAACTCACACAGTGGCCAAATGTCACCTGGGCCTCCACAGAAAGGACTATCTCCTCACCTGCAAGAG TTTAACAGCAAACCACAACCCTAAACAACCTATATTTATCTATGTGGCTTTTCAAGCTGTTCACACCTCACTCCAGGCACTTAAAAAACATGTCAGTAAATCCAGCTCACTAAGCAACCTCACCAGGAGGAAATATGCCGTCATGGTTACCTCCTTGGATGATGCGGTAAAGGAT ATAATTACAGTTCTGCAGACGCACGGTTTTTACAATAATACTGCGCTGATCTATTTCTCCGATAATGGCGAGCAGCCCTTTCGTGGTGGCAGTAACTGGcccctgagggggggg gggggtaagggcaCGAATTGGGAAGGTGGCGTGACAGGATTGGGTTTCGTCAACACACCTTTACTGAAAAGCAGAGGGAAAATCATCCGAGCTTTGATCCACATTACTGACTGGTGCCCAACCTTGGTGTCACTGGCAAAG GGCACCCTGGAGGAGACGGCCCAGCTAGATGGCTACAATGTATGGGGCACCATTAATCCAGGCaaggcacccccctcccccccccagatatTCTTTAATATTAATCAGTTATCAAAAGGCCTCGTTCAGGGTTGATGGAAGGTAGACTTTGGGATTTGGGACACAGGAATCCAGGCATCTAGTAGAGTAGGA GTAGGATTCTGGAAACTTCTAACTGGAGATCCAGAGGATAGCGACTAGGTGCCACCTCAGACCTTCCCAGACTTTCCTGGAAACCCAGGAAAAGTCGCGGAACTTAGAAAATTGACGGGGATAAAACACAAAGCCTTACGGCTGTTCAACATGACTGCACGTTCCTTCGAGAGACGTGATCTTTCCAGCCAATTCCCCAAAGTAGTGAAAAGATTGCTAAAATGCCTCTCTCAATATAATAAAACAGCCATCCCACCACATGATGCACCAGGTGATCCTAGGGCCAATCCGGAGCTCAATGGAGGCGTGTGGACTCCTTGGGTTTTCAACAATAGAAAGCCATCAacaaaaggaaaaaataaattgaaactCTTGTTTGTGCGGCTTAAAAACATTACTTCAAAAAGTCAATTGAAGTATGTTATATAG